Proteins from a single region of Palaemon carinicauda isolate YSFRI2023 chromosome 32, ASM3689809v2, whole genome shotgun sequence:
- the LOC137625430 gene encoding dnaJ homolog subfamily C member 3-like: MIGNYNWPQDADSVIQERNAACEDMMLNLQGQLETLRESSIFKWFSWLLPEAPCFGDCPAVASQLRGCEGLRQMEEEALRFNDQVNSRWFFSKLLPKFDIRAREGNKGIYFGLAAAAGAIFGGIIYAMKRRDKEEQINELRRVIDEMNAEKEKQEELIAQKETEYQELKTQKETECQNLIKEKEILNKEMEEVKKNLNEKIEKQQNDCVQKDVHIKEQDELLEILKNENAHLRFFRAEANAASENPPDTDIISDCCHAIENGLEGCRAYMLRGKHLLKLGLFDAAMKDFEAARTVEESEECLRFIEDAKAQKKKWESKSHYEVLGVSKTATRAEILKAFKDLAFKLHPDKHGDQPKILQEAFEEKLKNVVNAKTVLTDEERRKKYDAEIQRPRLRQQPAQREPRQQYQYYYNPAKAYYNQRKPKQPNPQKPKQPNPQKPKHQGAQKPKKKGLKGMFAKLGKFFAGK; encoded by the coding sequence ATGATTGGAAACTACAACTGGCCTCAAGATGCAGATTCCGTTATCCAAGAACGGAACGCTGCGTGCGAGGATATGATgttaaatcttcagggacagctgGAAACTCTTCGGGAGTCCTCAATCTTTAAATGGTTTTCCTGGCTTCTCCCTGAAGCGCCATGTTTTGGAGACTGTCCTGCAGTCGCCTCTCAGCTACGTGGGTGTGAAGGATTGCGGCAAATGGAGgaagaagctttgagattcaacgaccaggTGAATTCAAGATGGTTCTTTAGCAAACTTCTTCCCAAATTCGACATCAGAGCGAGGGAGGGTAACAAGGGAATTTACTTCGGTTTGGCTGCTGCTGCTGGCGCCATATTCGGAGGAATAATATATGCCATGAAAAGGAGGGATAAAGAAGAACAAATAAATGAATTAAGAAGAGTAATAGATGAGATGAATGCAGAGAAAGAGAAGCAAGAAGAACTGATAGCTCAGAAAGAGACTGAATATCAAGAGCTGAAAACTCAGAAAGAGACGGAGTGTCAAAATCtgataaaggaaaaggaaattctAAACAAGGAAATGGAAGAAGTGAAGAAAAATctgaatgaaaaaattgaaaaacagCAAAACGACTGCGTCCAAAAGGATGTTCACATAAAGGAACAAGATGAGTTACTAGAAATTCTAAAGAATGAAAATGCTCATCTTCGCTTCTTTCGAGCTGAAGCCAACGCAGCTTCCGAAAATCCTCCCGACACGGATATCATATCGGACTGCTGCCACGCCATTGAGAACGGTCTTGAAGGATGCAGAGCCTACATGCTACGagggaagcaccttctcaaacttggccttttcgacgctgccatgAAGGACTTCGAAGCTGCTAGAACGGTAGAGGAATCTGAGGAATGTTTAAGATTCATAGAAGATGCAAAGGCGcaaaagaaaaaatgggaaagcaAAAGTCATTATGAGGTTTTGGGTGTGAGTAAGACAGCCACTAGGGCGGAAATTCTAAAAGCCTTCAAAGACTTGGCCTTCAAGTTACATCCGGACAAACATGGGGACCAACCCAAAATcctacaggaggcattcgaggagaagttGAAAAACGTAGTTAACGCTAAAACTGTTCTGACGGATGAAGAACGCAGAAAGAAATACGACGCAGAGATTCAACGACCACGCCTAAGGCAACAGCCAGCACAGAGGGAGCCCCGTCAGCAGTACCAATACTATTATAACCCAGCAAAAGCGTATTATAATCAGCGGAAGCCAAAGCAACCAAATCCTCAAAAGCCAAAGCAACCAAATCCTCAAAAGCCAAAGCATCAAGGAGCTCAAAAGCCAAAGAAAAAAGGGCTTAAAGGTATGTTTGCCAAATTGGGCAAATTTTTCGCAGGAAAGTAA